A stretch of DNA from Arachis hypogaea cultivar Tifrunner chromosome 19, arahy.Tifrunner.gnm2.J5K5, whole genome shotgun sequence:
TTGATAAACTGTTATtacttataaagaaaaaaatgctgTCTTCCTTAGTTCCTTTAGAGGATCTTAATCAAAGTGttcatcccccccccccccttctctctcttcccCCTTCTCTTTTTGTTGATTGGGTTTAGCCGGCATAGGTTAGAAGTGAACTAGAAATTATAAATGACCGTTATTGTTTTGAAAGACGGTTGGCTGAGTTGGTAATGAACCGTTCCATATCTCACAACGATGCGACTTCCATTCTCACTTCCTGTGAGAGAACCATTTTGGTGGGTCCTAATCGATAAATATATCTGTAAATGCTCAAAGAACTAAAGGCATACCCTAATCTTGATAGGATAACTGGTTCCTAGTTTATCTAAACTTCTATTCcgtaaatgaaaacaaaaatgaaagaaaataattgaaaagcATTTATGCAAATTGAATTGATGCctcattttttatttgttaagatTGGTGGTGCTTGTTTCAGGTTTGTTGCTGCGCTAATGAAAAGACCAGATGAGGATGAGTTGAAGTACACGGAGGAAGTGATAGGTGCTAATTTTAGCAATTACTCTGCGTGGCATAATCGTAGGTATGATATAAGTATTTGTTAGttgtaaaaattttaatctttataaacagtatgtatatgtatatttttcttatattttttgaaGTATTTTATGTTTGCATTTTGTTAAAGGTTTTTTATTTCAGGGCTCATTTCAATTCTCCTAAACTCCATTCTTAAGTGCTCAGCTAATTTATAATTCTGTTTCGCTGGATAAAATGCGATTCTTgatgaatttgttttatttttcattccCAATTGGGAAAATTTCAGCATCCTTTTATCTAATTTGCTAAAGAGAAAGGCTGAAGGGTATTTCCCTAAAGAGAACGTTTTGGAAGGGGAATTTGAACTTGTCCACAATGCTATTTTTACTGATCCAGATGATCAAAGTGGCTGGTTTTATCATCTTTGGCTTATTGATCAAACAGTGAAAATTGATGCTCCTCTACTTGTTTCATCTTGGCCTTCCCATGGATTTAATATAACTCTACAGGGAAACAAATGTCTTCATGGTTCTGGTTTATGTGTGTTAAATTCTACACTACCAAACACAGGGACACTTCCAATTATTCTTTATTTCAATCAAGCTGTTGAAGGTGTCAATTCGTCCACAGTAAATGTCAAATCCGAACTTTTAAGTGGGGATCTTGTTTGGAAACCGCTTTCAACAAACAACTCAAATAATGCTCAAGTTTGGGTCGCATATCTGgacattagaaatttggaggtccAACTCTCTAAAACTTATGTTGTAGAAATCAGCCTTGGTCATTCTAAGGGTATTGTATCTTCAAGTGGATATGATTATGGCCACCCTTCTCGTGTGACCTTTGAACTCTGTATACAGACTGCGTATACAGAGCCTGTTGAGCAACAGGAGGGAAAAAGTAATTCATGGAAGGATGACGATTTTCAAAAGTTTGATCATCTTCAGGAATCGGATCCCATTTGTTCTGCTGATCAAGTAACTAGTGAGATTGACCATATTCCTACAACTTCCGGTCGATGTGAGGAGGCAGTTGTTAATGAAATTAATCAATTTCGGGATTTGTTGTCAGAGATTGACTGGTAAGATTGATTCACTAATTGGATGATTTTGTGGTTTGAAATGCCACCACCTAATTTCATTTTGATcctttttacccatttttctttCTAATTATTATGCTTGCTGCATTTTGTAGTAAAATTGGAAAGCTTACACTTGCTAGACTGTTGACTGCTGTTGATTCCTTACCATCTCCACGTGCTAATAATATGGTTAATACTGAAGAAATTCTTCAACTTTATGACGATTTGATGAGGTTGGATCCAACACATTATCTTTATTACAAGGATGAGCATAGTCTAGTGCTACTTCGTCAGGTAATTGTTTTTCAAGTATTAAATATCCATGAAAGCATGCTTTGAAATTCCATCTACTTTTGTTAATAGATATGTGAATCTCAATGAATATGCATTACAAAGAACAACAAGGAAAAAATACCAAATAACTTGCATTTCACATTTATGCGATAGTACTATACTATCAATTTTGTTCTTAAAATGGATAAATTTACTTTGATTATTCTTGCTCTAGTATAATTTATAATAGACCATACTCCAAATATGTTTGATCAGCTTTAACTTAGGAAATGGTCAAGATGTTTCTCAAAATCGACTGAAATTAGGAAATCCAATAAAAGATGTTTCCTCCTACATCTGTTGGCTCATTTATTGATATCTGAAACTTTTTCTCTCCATCTCGTCTTCTTGTTTGCATCAGCCTTCTGTTGCTTCTCTATATTGATTCCACTTTTGCATTCTTGGTCACCTCAACAGAAAATTGCAGTCTGGTGATAAGCTTGCCAAGAAACCCAATAGATAGTTTTTTTGTACACTCTTTCTTCCTTCTATTTGTTCCCAAAAGATGATCATCTGATTACTTAAAAGTCAAGTAGGTCTGCCTTCCCAAAACTGAACAGCTTGTATAACAGTCCGAATCCAAGCTTTCAACATTGCCAATAGGTGCCGGTTACCAAGTTCGACACTAACTATGATATATGTATATTCCATCATTGTTGCGACAGAGGAAAGCCAGAAGCTTAGGCTTTAAGAGCATAAAATTTCAGTTAATTGTTCTTTTGCAAATGGTCAGTTTTTTCAGTCACTCAAATAATTTttcactttctattttggtcatTCTGCAGATAACTTCATCTAGGGATTCTATACTACCATACTGCCACTACAAGAAAACTGCTATAGAGGCATTTGCCGGTTATGTCTGTCTCCGACTGCAAAATCTTTCATTGTCACGAATGGGGTCGATTGAGAATTTATTATGGGTTCAGACTTTAGACCTTAGCCACAATCAACTTCGATCAATTGAAGGTATAACTTCCATgtatttattttcttctataacTTTCTAATAACTTAACATGGTCTTATTTTGTATTGCGTACAAAATCTGGTGAAAGAACAAAATGGAAACTTGATTCCATCTTGGATGGTGAAATGTATAAGATTTTATCCTTGGCGATGCACTTTCGAGAATTATGCcttctcattatatatatatatatatatatagtggaaTTAAAGTTATCAACAATCAACATACTGAATGTTTTGACAGGATTGGAGGCAATGCAACTTTTGTCTTGTTTGAATCTGAGTCACAATAAATTGGGTAGTTTTACTGCTTTGGGGCCTCTCAGATTACTTAAGTCACTTAAAGTGCTAAATATCTCGTACAATGAGATTGGATCACACTCTATTGACACAAGAAGGTACCTGTGTTCTTCTCCTTTGTCTCACACTGAAGAATTTGCATGGGACCAGTTCGAAATCTTTGCAGACAGCATCGGCATTAGTGCAGCAACATTTTGGGAGCCTTTCTTGATATTTCAGAGTTTGAACTTGACAGAATTAGACACAAAAGGAAATCCGGTTGCTGATGAGAACTTCAGGTCATTTCTTGTCAAAGTCTTGCCTACGCTCAAGTGGCTTGATGAAGAGGACTTATCTTGAACTGAGGTTTTTAATAAATGAATTATCAtctttcttctccaacaatgtaaCATTTTCATTCAGATTATTCACAAATAGGGTATGCTTTCCCTTGATAAATTGTAAGTTGTTTTTCCTCATCAGGTTTTTGTAGTAAGTTCAATTGAACGAGTATAAAGGCAACTATTTCTTTCTTCTGTCATTTatttctcccccccccccccccccctcttttctGAACTGTATGCAGATACCTATTACCTGTTTTGGGGGCTATATTATCAATTACATCCTTTATGATTGAATAGACCTTTATTTCACTACCCTAATCAAACGTTAATTATATTTTCCTGATGCTTAAGCTAAGCACGTGCAAGCCTTTTTGGGTGCATTTGTTTGCAAGCataaaacaaaacataataagaaaaataaggtaAATAAggtaaattagattttttattgtttattataTCTTATATTCAGTTTATTAttcaacaaaacataaaaatattttatttttttgtgtttatacTTTGTGTGATTGTGTTTTGTTCTGTCATGTCatgttttttccctttttaaaatcatatactgtctttgatattttttgtttgttttgcatTTGCATGTTAAAAAATACGGAGATATATTCCCATCTTAAAGTTAATCTTGCATCGTTCACTTCTAAACCCACCCATTATTGTGAATTAAGCCGAATTAGAAATGTATAACATCTCTAGCAGTTTTTGATGTCATAAAGCTTAGCGTTATGTGTTCTATTTTCTTCCCTCTTTCTATATTCTCGGGGCATGAGGTTCTCGAGAATtacacattaaaaaatatatatatttcccGAATGTAGAGTTaacgaaaaaaagaaaagtaattattcCATGACGAATGATCAGATATTCAAAATCAAGGACGcactgatttttttaattttttaaaccttaaatcctaaacTAAAAAAAACTTTTGAAAGGTGGCACTAAAACAATAAGTATATTCCATGATAacttttttgatatatttttctcttttaattgttcggaaatttttattcttattttttcaaagttaaaaatttaaatttttatttaaaatttcattaaaaaacaAAAGTACATCTTTTGGCAGACCAATCTGCTGGCCCACTCTATCTGcccaaaaaagagagaaaattttgaCATTTATAACCGATTTAATTGGGTGGAAGATACTTATATCTGCTTGCAAATCAAAACTTGATTtggtaaatttttttaagaaggtAGTTGTTCTTTTCAAAAACACAAGTTTTTCATTATATGTTTGATAAATCaggaaaattatatatatatgcttgtAGCTTTTAAAAGATATGAGTATTTTTAAAAGCATTTAAGGtgggatttttaaaattgacttaaaattatcaaaattaaaaagtctaatataattttatatattaattaatttttaaatttagttcttatatttatatctattataatatttttaaattttaaaagttattttactaATTACAATTGTTATttcttatgtttattaaaaaccactcttaatttaatttatcaaacataaataTTACTAAACCTAAGTTTGGTATGAACTATGAAGTGATATTTCGGCAATTTACAACCAAATGTAGTGAAAGGTCCTGCAAAATGGaattgaactctaaattatatgtggCACTTGCGGATGCCAGAAGCGAGTTGTAGAAAACTGCATGCCTTCTCCTCTATTTTGCAAGTGAtcgaattttagtattttttatgtgaatttttaaataattctccaaatatttttttaaaattttagatcaaatgtataaataatatgttGAATATAAAAGTTATTTGTTacttgtaaaatattttaaagatatttttttcattaacaaACTATTTTggtcaatataataaaatatcaaaaacgaTTTTAGTATCTCAACCTATTTTAAAATTATGCAATTGTGGGTTCAGTAACATCATAAAATGACATGAAAAACAATAGTCATgcatttaaaaactaataatgttACACATTAAAGTCTCTTTCATAAATTAAGTTTAACCAAGTTAaataataaatcttaaaataatatttagctataattaattttttatatattagaccaaccatttaattaacaaaagaaTCTAAATGTGtacgctttttatttttaatatagggGAAGGGTTGGGGTGTAACAGCATTGTGGAGAATAGAGGTGCTTTTCATGCATGTGGTGTCAGGAGGCTGAAATCGGACCGAACGATTTGGAATAAGGAACTCGGACGGTCCGATTAGAAGAGatctacaaaaaaataatttttttataaaattcggaCGGTccgttttgattttttaaaaaaaaaaaaaaaaaattaaaaacggagggtccgttttgttttaaaggaaaaattaaaaaaaacacaaatggAAAACTGAGGGTccattttcagtttttttttttaaaaaaaaaaaaaactgtaaacggagggtccgatttcatgttaaataaataaaaaaaaaacaaaaactaatcggacggtccgatttgtgattAACGAATTTTTTTACAAAGaattcggacggtccgatttctctCTGTCCCACATTTGTGTCTAACACTTGTATACACCATAACCAAGCACAACTCACACACTCTTCCaatatcaaaaaaaaattagccaaatgTGTAATATTATTGTTTGAGAACTACAATGGTATGAGAAATGAATTTGATAGGTCAATCAATTAGTAATAATTAGATGCTTTAACTGAAAATATTCGAAAAGTTATTACCATTGTAACTGAAAATCTTAGAAAAGTTATCACCATTGTACCAGATTTTATATTTGTCAATTATTATCCCGTAATTGGCATCTAGCTGGCAATAGCATATCTGGTTGTCTCAAGTCTGAACTAACAATAAATTCGAAATCtaatttgaatatttgaatttCAAATGTAACACACAATTCAAATTGAAATAATTTCCCTCTATTATTGCAGAAATTCGAATAATCTAAAAGAAGAATGAACTAGCAAAAAAAACAAACCTGAAAGCTGATTAAGACAGAACTTAATtcatacttatttagttatttacaaacACCAAAAAGCCTCACTAATTACATaatcaaccaaaatcaaaacATTGGGGATAACTAGAACTTGACAATCTAATAGACcggaactaaaaaattaaaaaacctaTGGCAAAAATCGCATGGAATTCTAATAACATTTTAGCCAAATATATGATTAAGACACCAAAAAATTTAGCAGCACCATTTTAGAAGTGCCGAATTATTTGGGCAGTGTTTTTTTTTAAGGTGAAGTGACTCCAATAAACGCCTTCTTCAATTCTGCACTGGCATCAGCTTCATTTGATTTTCCAGGAAAACCATTGAAATCAGAAGATTTCTTCTCACTCTTTCTGGGATCAGTATTCTTCCCTTTCATTCCATTCCTTCCAAATTCAAAACCTCCTCCTCCAGTGCCTGCAATTTCTCGCCGGAGATCCTCCACAGCGTTCCTCAGCAACCCGTTCTCAGCTTGAAGAACCTCCAGCTGCCTCTTCACCGTCAAACACGCCTCCGCCACATCCCCACTCGTCGGAAAACTCAATTCACCGTTCCCCTTCCCCTTTACATCCCTCAAATTGCCACCGCGGCCGCCACCACCGTCAACCATATGCTCAATTCCAATCTTATCCATCACCAAAAACGGCACATTCCGAAACGCAAATCCACTTGTCGTTTTTCCCTCGCCTACCTTCATCTCCGCAGGAACCCTAACTCCCCACCGAAACTTCAATGCTGCACGCCCCCTTACCGGCAGGGTCGTCCTCGCCGACACCTCCATGCCGGAGAACATCCCCGCAATCGCTCCGGCTGCCGGAGATGCCCCTCCCAAGATCGGAACCTTGCCGCCGCCGTATCCCCCAAAACCCCCAATCTCTGCCGCCACCTTCGCCGGCGAATCAACAACCTCAATCGAACCGTCGTCGTCAGAGCCAGCACCGCCGCCACCAACAACAACACCGCCGGCAAAACCTTTCTTATCGAAAATCGAGGACTGCGATTTCTTGAACGAGAAATCCCCAAATCGAGGCTTGAAATGAAGCATGAAAAGAGGGCTATTTACGTTGTTCCGGTTGCCGGTAAGGCGATTAGGTAGCAAGTTGAACTCGCAGCTCATGAGCATTGAGCTGGACAACGGGGAACCGAAGGGTCCGGTTCCAGTCTTGACAACGAGAGAGAAAGGGTTAAGAGAATCGTTGGGTCTGTAGGAGAGCCTAATGGAAGGGCCAGAGTCGAAGAAGGTTCCGAGGTTTAGGGTTAGTTCTTTGGAGTCGCCAGCTACGATCCCAGATTGGAAGGGCATACCTAAGATATTTAGTGGCACTTTGGCCCTTAATAAGGGCTTCTGTTCTTCGCGGAATTTCAGCGAAGCCTTCATTCTTGGTTGGTAGTGAAAAGTGAAAAGTGCCCAGACCGGTAGCGGCGCCGAGAGCAACTAacagacagagagagagagagagagagagagagagagagagagagagaattgggGGATAGGGTTATTTCCCTTCTTTTCTATCTTTGCTACTTTATAAGTGCGCTCTTATTTAATATAGCTTGTAATATTCTAACGTAGCTAACCAAAAACCGAAAAGGGACCATTTCTAGTTTCGGTTCAGCCaattttgaaatcatattttaAACGATAAtcgtatttatttataataaataatacaaaaaactATCACTATGTCTATACGGCTAATTTTAGTTAATACTATAGGAAAGTTTTCAATGGTCCAGACCACTTTTTTGGAATTCTGATGATCCACGTACGATTAGGTTACAGGTGTTGTTTTTGTCGTGTAGCATACTGTGAAATATCCTGAATGTCCCTGCAATAAAGTGAAAATTGAATATAGGGGCAGTGATCCATGATCAGCTTAAAGCATAAAGCAAGCCAAGTTGTAGCTGAGTCAGTTGGATGAAAAGTTGTATTCTTTAGGCCCATAAAAACATAATTGACTGAATTTGGGcttgtattaaattttggaaGGGTTTTTTATTATGGGCCTTTTTGCCACGGTTGGCATTGTTGGAATAATGATGGTTTTAGTGATGCAGttcgaaaaagaaaatgaagtccGTGATGAAAATGGTCTGTGGAGGGAGGTTAGTGCAAGGAA
This window harbors:
- the LOC112779676 gene encoding geranylgeranyl transferase type-2 subunit alpha 1 isoform X2, with amino-acid sequence MKNSGWKWVLSKGHSSIDKELRLLDAFQKADPRNFHAWNYRRFVAALMKRPDEDELKYTEEVIGANFSNYSAWHNRSILLSNLLKRKAEGYFPKENVLEGEFELVHNAIFTDPDDQSGWFYHLWLIDQTVKIDAPLLVSSWPSHGFNITLQGNKCLHGSGLCVLNSTLPNTGTLPIILYFNQAVEGVNSSTVNVKSELLSGDLVWKPLSTNNSNNAQVWVAYLDIRNLEVQLSKTYVVEISLGHSKGIVSSSGYDYGHPSRVTFELCIQTAYTEPVEQQEGKSNSWKDDDFQKFDHLQESDPICSADQVTSEIDHIPTTSGRCEEAVVNEINQFRDLLSEIDCKIGKLTLARLLTAVDSLPSPRANNMVNTEEILQLYDDLMRLDPTHYLYYKDEHSLVLLRQITSSRDSILPYCHYKKTAIEAFAGYVCLRLQNLSLSRMGSIENLLWVQTLDLSHNQLRSIEGLEAMQLLSCLNLSHNKLGSFTALGPLRLLKSLKVLNISYNEIGSHSIDTRRYLCSSPLSHTEEFAWDQFEIFADSIGISAATFWEPFLIFQSLNLTELDTKGNPVADENFRSFLVKVLPTLKWLDEEDLS
- the LOC112779676 gene encoding geranylgeranyl transferase type-2 subunit alpha 1 isoform X1, which codes for MHGRPRNALKEEDTAALSVKAEKLRSLQSHFLANHHNRIYTKEALEGNAKLLENNPEWHTAWNYRKLAVESFLSDSHSDPETVKSILDEELRVVENALRKNFKSYGAWYHRKWVLSKGHSSIDKELRLLDAFQKADPRNFHAWNYRRFVAALMKRPDEDELKYTEEVIGANFSNYSAWHNRSILLSNLLKRKAEGYFPKENVLEGEFELVHNAIFTDPDDQSGWFYHLWLIDQTVKIDAPLLVSSWPSHGFNITLQGNKCLHGSGLCVLNSTLPNTGTLPIILYFNQAVEGVNSSTVNVKSELLSGDLVWKPLSTNNSNNAQVWVAYLDIRNLEVQLSKTYVVEISLGHSKGIVSSSGYDYGHPSRVTFELCIQTAYTEPVEQQEGKSNSWKDDDFQKFDHLQESDPICSADQVTSEIDHIPTTSGRCEEAVVNEINQFRDLLSEIDCKIGKLTLARLLTAVDSLPSPRANNMVNTEEILQLYDDLMRLDPTHYLYYKDEHSLVLLRQITSSRDSILPYCHYKKTAIEAFAGYVCLRLQNLSLSRMGSIENLLWVQTLDLSHNQLRSIEGLEAMQLLSCLNLSHNKLGSFTALGPLRLLKSLKVLNISYNEIGSHSIDTRRYLCSSPLSHTEEFAWDQFEIFADSIGISAATFWEPFLIFQSLNLTELDTKGNPVADENFRSFLVKVLPTLKWLDEEDLS
- the LOC112779678 gene encoding uncharacterized protein gives rise to the protein MKASLKFREEQKPLLRAKVPLNILGMPFQSGIVAGDSKELTLNLGTFFDSGPSIRLSYRPNDSLNPFSLVVKTGTGPFGSPLSSSMLMSCEFNLLPNRLTGNRNNVNSPLFMLHFKPRFGDFSFKKSQSSIFDKKGFAGGVVVGGGGAGSDDDGSIEVVDSPAKVAAEIGGFGGYGGGKVPILGGASPAAGAIAGMFSGMEVSARTTLPVRGRAALKFRWGVRVPAEMKVGEGKTTSGFAFRNVPFLVMDKIGIEHMVDGGGGRGGNLRDVKGKGNGELSFPTSGDVAEACLTVKRQLEVLQAENGLLRNAVEDLRREIAGTGGGGFEFGRNGMKGKNTDPRKSEKKSSDFNGFPGKSNEADASAELKKAFIGVTSP